In Bacillus sp. DX3.1, the following proteins share a genomic window:
- a CDS encoding alpha-glucosidase — MNKTWWKEAVAYQIYPRSFMDSNGDGVGDLQGIIAKLDYLKDLGIDVIWICPMYKSPNDDNGYDISDYQDIMDEFGTMADFDKLLDEVHKRGMKLIIDLVINHTSDEHPWFIESRSSKDNPKRDWYIWHDGKEGKEPNNWESIFSGSAWEYDEATEQYFLHLFSRKQPDLNWENKEVREALYGTVNWWLDKGIDGFRVDAISHIKKEEGLPDMPNPEGLKYVPSFDKHMNVNGIQPLLEELKENTFSKYDIMTVGEANGVKVEDADLWVGEENGKFNMVFQFEHLSLWDAEKKKELDVVELKKVLTKWQKGLENKGWNALYIENHDKPRIVSTWGDDKKYWRESATALGAMYFFMHGTPFIYQGQEIGMTNVQFPNIEDYDDVAIKNLYRQKIEEGVPHQEMMEIIWASCRDNSRTPMQWNGEMNAGFTTGTPWFGMNPNYEDINVQKQQTEQDSILNFYKKMIALKKEHDIFTYGMYDLILEDDPQIYAYTRTLNDEKVVVISNISKEEAVFNEDTFTIERKRLLLNNYEVAEHDNITSIALKPYETRVYRIS; from the coding sequence ATGAATAAAACATGGTGGAAAGAAGCAGTAGCTTATCAAATTTATCCGCGGAGCTTTATGGATTCTAATGGCGATGGTGTTGGAGATTTACAAGGCATTATTGCAAAGCTAGATTATTTAAAGGATTTAGGAATAGATGTAATTTGGATTTGCCCAATGTATAAATCGCCTAATGATGATAATGGCTATGATATTAGTGATTATCAAGATATTATGGACGAATTTGGTACGATGGCGGATTTTGATAAGTTATTGGATGAAGTGCATAAACGTGGCATGAAGTTAATTATTGATCTAGTTATTAACCATACAAGTGATGAACATCCTTGGTTTATTGAATCACGTTCTTCCAAAGACAATCCAAAGCGTGATTGGTATATTTGGCATGATGGTAAAGAAGGAAAAGAACCGAATAACTGGGAAAGTATTTTTAGTGGTTCTGCTTGGGAATACGATGAGGCGACAGAGCAATATTTCTTACATTTATTCTCACGTAAACAGCCGGATTTAAACTGGGAAAATAAAGAGGTTCGTGAGGCTTTATATGGCACTGTGAACTGGTGGTTAGATAAAGGAATTGATGGATTCCGTGTGGATGCAATTAGTCATATAAAAAAAGAAGAAGGGTTGCCTGATATGCCAAATCCAGAAGGGCTAAAATATGTACCTTCTTTTGATAAGCATATGAATGTAAACGGAATTCAACCTCTCTTAGAGGAGTTGAAAGAGAATACATTTTCAAAGTACGATATTATGACTGTTGGTGAAGCAAATGGTGTGAAGGTTGAAGATGCTGATCTTTGGGTTGGAGAAGAGAATGGTAAATTCAATATGGTATTCCAGTTTGAGCATTTAAGTTTATGGGATGCAGAAAAGAAAAAAGAACTTGATGTTGTGGAACTGAAAAAGGTATTAACAAAGTGGCAAAAAGGATTAGAAAATAAAGGATGGAACGCGCTGTATATTGAAAATCACGATAAGCCACGTATTGTCTCTACATGGGGTGATGATAAAAAGTATTGGCGTGAAAGTGCAACGGCTTTAGGGGCAATGTACTTCTTTATGCACGGGACGCCATTTATTTATCAAGGTCAAGAAATTGGAATGACAAACGTTCAGTTCCCAAATATTGAAGATTATGATGATGTTGCGATTAAGAACTTGTATCGTCAAAAGATCGAAGAAGGTGTACCACATCAAGAAATGATGGAAATTATTTGGGCATCTTGTCGTGATAATTCACGTACACCGATGCAGTGGAATGGTGAAATGAATGCTGGTTTTACAACAGGTACTCCATGGTTTGGAATGAATCCAAATTATGAAGACATTAATGTTCAAAAGCAGCAAACAGAGCAAGATTCTATTTTAAATTTCTATAAAAAGATGATCGCATTGAAAAAAGAGCATGACATATTCACTTATGGTATGTATGACTTAATTTTAGAGGATGATCCGCAAATTTATGCGTATACGCGTACGTTAAATGATGAAAAAGTTGTTGTAATCAGTAATATATCGAAAGAAGAAGCTGTGTTTAATGAGGATACTTTCACTATAGAACGCAAACGTTTGCTTTTAAATAACTATGAAGTAGCAGAACATGATAATATTACTTCAATCGCGTTAAAACCTTATGAAACAAGGGTTTATCGTATTTCTTAA